The following proteins are co-located in the Betta splendens chromosome 9, fBetSpl5.4, whole genome shotgun sequence genome:
- the atxn2 gene encoding ataxin-2 isoform X3: MSMKAGGNRSKPGGGNTAGAASSGAGGSGGGRQNLGRGRHSGKGPAAVIFSGVYANMRMVHVLTSVVGAKCELKVKNGAIYEGVFKTYGPECDLVLDAAHRKSPEPSIGPRKEDIVESIIFKASDVVVVTFKDVDLNFARKDNFTDAAVSGKINGEHKEKDLEPWDGGETHNSDSLESLDTDVSNGWDPNDMFKYNEEKYGVLSTYDSSLSTYTVPLERDNSEEFLKREARAAQLAEEIEASATYKARVALENDDRSEEEKYTAVVRGERESHTLSRENKYIPPGQRNREAMSWGPARQNSPRLAQNSAGPPIPRPGPHDYSPSSGADQRVVNGGTYHWPSPCPSPSSRPPSRYQSGPSSLPPRATTPTRPPSRPPSRPSRPPSHSSHPSYPTSSSSFSHHGPASPASTLPKRMSSEGPPRMSPKSQRTPRTHRVPPCRTTGVPPGVDLISHNTPGELPVSAPTRSSSSGGTWSSVVSGAHRPRSPRQNSISGSSSGSSSLSSPQTGAAPIETVATPTSASSPTAASPAPNIVTSPSGEAKECRVQETRQTSPTANKENIKPLDSSSSITRPVCKGPPSMAPDHRKQIDNLKKFSVDFRLQSSSNTDPAFDQMMTKPPRDQADKPKDLPLDKTCSVGREGIEEGVVIAAGTPGGASAPSTATNTSKPGSPAALSPSPSAPDQKRTGLDVTSQGVQTTATSTFSGLKQEEKEEKKEAVQDQVRKSTLNPNANEFKPRFTTQPKPSNTPTPPRPQGQPSPSIVVPQPPTVYSQTVCFPQMYPLTPVSPGVQKSIIWKSPAMYQVQMPHMAVSQSKPYRPGKVPSMPQQRSDQHHPPGTPTMMHSATAAGPPIVAPSPAYSAQYFACSPQQFSQPLVQQMPHYQSQAQHVFSPVMQGSARMMAPPTHGQPSLVSSSTTQYPEQTHTMYVSPGPMPQQYPHHSATLHPHPQHPQPSATPTGQAQQGGPPQHGGPSHPAASPVQHPQHPQAAAAAAAAAQALHLANQPPQQQMYSALAPTPPSMTPGPNPQSPQASFPSAQQTVYIHPQQVQHGYNPSHMAHVQQAHMQSGIVPSHHPAPTHPPMMLMATQGPPGGPQPPMPQASLNPIPVSSTTHFSYLAHPQVQPHHQQQL, from the exons ATGTCAATGAAGGCCGGTGGAAATCGCAGCAAGCCCGGCGGTGGCAACACCGCTGGTGCCGCCTCCTCTGGTGCCGGAGGAAGCGGCGGGGGAAGACAGAATCTGGGCAG GGGACGGCACAGTGGTAAAGGTCCTGCAGCA GTTATTTTTAGCGGTGTATATGCAAACATGAGGATGGTCCATGTCTTGACGTCAGTTGTG GGGGCCAAATGTGAGCTTAAAGTGAAAAATGGAGCCATCTATGAAGGAGTATTTAAGACATATGGTCCTGAG TGTGACCTAGTGCTGGATGCTGCCCACAGAAAGAGTCCAGAGCCAAGCATAGGTCCCAGGAAAGAGGATATTGTGGAGAGCATCATTTTCAAGGCCTCAGATGTCGTAGTGGTGACCTTCAAAGATGTAGACCTTAACTTCGCCAGAAAAG ACAACTTCACAGATGCAGCAGTCAGTGGCAAAATCAACGGTGAGCATAAGGAGAAAGATCTGGAGCCCTGGGATGGAGGAGAGACCCATAACTCCGACAGCCTTGAGTCTCTGGATACTGATGTG TCAAATGGATGGGACCCTAACGATATGTTCAAGTACAATGAAGAAAAATATGGAGTCCTTTCCACTTATGACAGCAGCCTGTCTACTTATAC GGTCCCATTGGAGCGGGACAACTCAGAAGAATTCCTTAAGAGGGAAGCACGTGCCGCGCAGCTGGCAGAGGAGATTGAGGCCAGCGCCACATACAAGGCTCGCGTGGCGCTGGAGAATGATGACCGCTCTGAAGAGGAGAAATATACTGCTGTAGTGCGAGGGGAGAGGGAGTCTCACACACTTAGTAG AGAGAACAAGTACATTCCTCCAGGTCAGAGGAACAGGGAGGCGATGTCTTGGGGTCCGGCACGTCAGAACTCACCACGTCTGGCTCAGAACTCGGCTGGACCCCCGATTCCGCGACCAGGACCTCATGACTACAGTCCCAGCTCCGGGGCAGACCAGAGGGTAGTTAATGGAG GTACATACCATTGGCCCTCACCCTGTCCATCTCCTTCCTCTCGTCCCCCCTCTCGTTACCAGTCTGgcccctcctctctgcctcctcgggCGACCACGCCCACCCGGCCACCATCCAGACCCCCTTCTCGACCCTCCAGGCCTCCCTCTCATTCATCCCACCCCTCCTATCctacctcctcatcctccttttcCCACCATGGGCCCGCGTCGCCAGCATCCACTCTGCCCAAACGCATGTCTTCAGAAG GTCCACCTAGGATGTCCCCAAAATCCCAGAGGACACCTCGTACTCATAGAGTGCCACCCTGCCGGACCACTGGCGTCCCTCCGGGAGTGGACTTAATTTCCCACAATACCCCTGGAGAGCTCCCAGTGTCTGCACCAACcaggagcagctcctctggagGGACATGGTCCTCAGTAGTTAGCGGAG CCCACAGACCCCGTTCTCCCCGGCAGAATAGTATAAGTGGATCTTCCTCTgggtcctcctccctctcatcacCCCAGACAGGAGCAGCGCCTATTGAAACAGTTGCTACACCAACGTCAGCTTCCTCTCCTACTGCTGCTAGCCCTGCCCCAAACATAGTCACCTCCCCGTCAGGAGAGG CAAAAGAATGTCGGGTTCAAGAGACAAGGCAAACATCCCCCACTGCAAACAAGGAGAACATTAAGCCCTTGGACAGCTCATCTAGTATCACCAGACCAGTCTGTAAAG GACCCCCATCTATGGCTCCAGATCACAGAAAGCAAATAGATAATTTGAAGAAATTCAGTGTAGATTTTAGG TTGCAGTCTAGTTCAAACACAGACCCTGCCTTTGACCAGATGATGACCAAGCCTCCCAGAGATCAAGCAGACAAGCCCAAAGACCTTCCCTTGGACAAAACCTGTTCAGTGGGGCGGGAGGGCATTGAGGAGGGTGTAGTGATTGCTGCTGGCACCCCCGGTGGTGCCTCTGCCCCGTCAACAGCCACAAACACCAGTAAGCCTGGCAGCCCCGCTGCCCTATCCCCGTCTCCTTCAGCCCCAGACCAGAAAAGGACAGGCCTGGATGTGACGTCACAGGGAGTCCAGACGACAGCCACGTCCACATTCAGTGGCCtcaagcaggaggagaaggaggagaaaaaggaggcAGTACAAGA TCAAGTGAGAAAATCAACCCTGAACCCAAATGCCAACGAGTTCAAACCCAGGTTCACTACACAG CCAAAACCTTCCAACACCCCAACACCCCCTCGGCCTCAGGGCCAACCCAGCCCCTCCATTGTGGTCCCACAGCCCCCAACTGTCTACAGCCAGACAGTCTGCTTCCCTCAGATGTATCCGCTCACCCCAGTCAGCCCAGGAGTGCAG AAAAGCATAATATGGAAG TCTCCAGCTATGTACCAGGTTCAGATGCCACATATGGCGGTCAGCCAGTCTAAACCCTACAGACCAGGTAAAG TACCCAGCATGCCCCAGCAGAGGTCAGACCAGCATCACCCACCTGGCACGCCCACCATGATGCACTCAGCGACGGCAGCAGGGCCACCCATTGTAGCACCAAGCCCGGCCTACTCTGCCCAGTATTTCGCCTGCAGCCCACAGCAATTTAGTCAGCCACTGGTCCAGCAGATGCCACACTACCAGTCACAG GCACAGCATGTGTTCAGCCCAGTAATGCAGGGCAGTGCCAGGATGATGGCGCCTCCCACGCATGGCCAGcccagcctcgtctcctcctcgaCTACACAGTAcccagagcagacacacaccatgtATG TGTCTCCAGGGCCAATGCCTCAGCAGTACCCCCACCACAGTGCCACCTTGCACCCTCACCCACAGCACCCCCAACCATCGGCCACACCCACAGGCCAAGCCCAGCAGGGTGGTCCCCCACAACACGGAGGTCCTAGCCACCCAGCTGCCAGCCCTGTGCAACACCCACAGCACCCGCAGGCAGCGGCAG cggcagcagcagcggcccaAGCTCTCCATCTAGCCAATCAGCCCCCTCAGCAGCAGATGTACTCGGCCTTGGCCCCCACGCCTCCTTCTATGACCCCAGGTCCCAACCCTCAGTCTCCCCAGGCATCATTCCCTTCTGCTCAGCAGACTGTCTATATACACCCTCAGCAGGTGCAGCATGGCTACAACCCCAGCCACATGGCACATGTGCAGCAG GCTCACATGCAGTCTGGTATAGTGCCGTCTCACCATCCTGCACCCACCCATCCACCAATGATGCTGATGGCTACCCAGGGGCCTCCAGGAGGTCCTCAGCCACCTATGCCCCAGGCTTCCCTCAACCCCATCCCAGTTTCCTCTACTACACATTTCTCCTACCTGGCACATCCACAAG TGCAacctcatcatcagcagcagctgtag
- the atxn2 gene encoding ataxin-2 isoform X5, translating into MSMKAGGNRSKPGGGNTAGAASSGAGGSGGGRQNLGRGRHSGKGPAAVIFSGVYANMRMVHVLTSVVGAKCELKVKNGAIYEGVFKTYGPECDLVLDAAHRKSPEPSIGPRKEDIVESIIFKASDVVVVTFKDVDLNFARKVSSDTDNFTDAAVSGKINGEHKEKDLEPWDGGETHNSDSLESLDTDVSNGWDPNDMFKYNEEKYGVLSTYDSSLSTYTVPLERDNSEEFLKREARAAQLAEEIEASATYKARVALENDDRSEEEKYTAVVRGERESHTLSRENKYIPPGQRNREAMSWGPARQNSPRLAQNSAGPPIPRPGPHDYSPSSGADQRVVNGGTYHWPSPCPSPSSRPPSRYQSGPSSLPPRATTPTRPPSRPPSRPSRPPSHSSHPSYPTSSSSFSHHGPASPASTLPKRMSSEGPPRMSPKSQRTPRTHRVPPCRTTGVPPGVDLISHNTPGELPVSAPTRSSSSGGTWSSVVSGAHRPRSPRQNSISGSSSGSSSLSSPQTGAAPIETVATPTSASSPTAASPAPNIVTSPSGEAKECRVQETRQTSPTANKENIKPLDSSSSITRPVCKGPPSMAPDHRKQIDNLKKFSVDFRLQSSSNTDPAFDQMMTKPPRDQADKPKDLPLDKTCSVGREGIEEGVVIAAGTPGGASAPSTATNTSKPGSPAALSPSPSAPDQKRTGLDVTSQGVQTTATSTFSGLKQEEKEEKKEAVQDQVRKSTLNPNANEFKPRFTTQPKPSNTPTPPRPQGQPSPSIVVPQPPTVYSQTVCFPQMYPLTPVSPGVQSPAMYQVQMPHMAVSQSKPYRPVPSMPQQRSDQHHPPGTPTMMHSATAAGPPIVAPSPAYSAQYFACSPQQFSQPLVQQMPHYQSQAQHVFSPVMQGSARMMAPPTHGQPSLVSSSTTQYPEQTHTMYVSPGPMPQQYPHHSATLHPHPQHPQPSATPTGQAQQGGPPQHGGPSHPAASPVQHPQHPQAAAAAAAAAQALHLANQPPQQQMYSALAPTPPSMTPGPNPQSPQASFPSAQQTVYIHPQQVQHGYNPSHMAHVQQAHMQSGIVPSHHPAPTHPPMMLMATQGPPGGPQPPMPQASLNPIPVSSTTHFSYLAHPQVQPHHQQQL; encoded by the exons ATGTCAATGAAGGCCGGTGGAAATCGCAGCAAGCCCGGCGGTGGCAACACCGCTGGTGCCGCCTCCTCTGGTGCCGGAGGAAGCGGCGGGGGAAGACAGAATCTGGGCAG GGGACGGCACAGTGGTAAAGGTCCTGCAGCA GTTATTTTTAGCGGTGTATATGCAAACATGAGGATGGTCCATGTCTTGACGTCAGTTGTG GGGGCCAAATGTGAGCTTAAAGTGAAAAATGGAGCCATCTATGAAGGAGTATTTAAGACATATGGTCCTGAG TGTGACCTAGTGCTGGATGCTGCCCACAGAAAGAGTCCAGAGCCAAGCATAGGTCCCAGGAAAGAGGATATTGTGGAGAGCATCATTTTCAAGGCCTCAGATGTCGTAGTGGTGACCTTCAAAGATGTAGACCTTAACTTCGCCAGAAAAG TCTCCTCTGACACAG ACAACTTCACAGATGCAGCAGTCAGTGGCAAAATCAACGGTGAGCATAAGGAGAAAGATCTGGAGCCCTGGGATGGAGGAGAGACCCATAACTCCGACAGCCTTGAGTCTCTGGATACTGATGTG TCAAATGGATGGGACCCTAACGATATGTTCAAGTACAATGAAGAAAAATATGGAGTCCTTTCCACTTATGACAGCAGCCTGTCTACTTATAC GGTCCCATTGGAGCGGGACAACTCAGAAGAATTCCTTAAGAGGGAAGCACGTGCCGCGCAGCTGGCAGAGGAGATTGAGGCCAGCGCCACATACAAGGCTCGCGTGGCGCTGGAGAATGATGACCGCTCTGAAGAGGAGAAATATACTGCTGTAGTGCGAGGGGAGAGGGAGTCTCACACACTTAGTAG AGAGAACAAGTACATTCCTCCAGGTCAGAGGAACAGGGAGGCGATGTCTTGGGGTCCGGCACGTCAGAACTCACCACGTCTGGCTCAGAACTCGGCTGGACCCCCGATTCCGCGACCAGGACCTCATGACTACAGTCCCAGCTCCGGGGCAGACCAGAGGGTAGTTAATGGAG GTACATACCATTGGCCCTCACCCTGTCCATCTCCTTCCTCTCGTCCCCCCTCTCGTTACCAGTCTGgcccctcctctctgcctcctcgggCGACCACGCCCACCCGGCCACCATCCAGACCCCCTTCTCGACCCTCCAGGCCTCCCTCTCATTCATCCCACCCCTCCTATCctacctcctcatcctccttttcCCACCATGGGCCCGCGTCGCCAGCATCCACTCTGCCCAAACGCATGTCTTCAGAAG GTCCACCTAGGATGTCCCCAAAATCCCAGAGGACACCTCGTACTCATAGAGTGCCACCCTGCCGGACCACTGGCGTCCCTCCGGGAGTGGACTTAATTTCCCACAATACCCCTGGAGAGCTCCCAGTGTCTGCACCAACcaggagcagctcctctggagGGACATGGTCCTCAGTAGTTAGCGGAG CCCACAGACCCCGTTCTCCCCGGCAGAATAGTATAAGTGGATCTTCCTCTgggtcctcctccctctcatcacCCCAGACAGGAGCAGCGCCTATTGAAACAGTTGCTACACCAACGTCAGCTTCCTCTCCTACTGCTGCTAGCCCTGCCCCAAACATAGTCACCTCCCCGTCAGGAGAGG CAAAAGAATGTCGGGTTCAAGAGACAAGGCAAACATCCCCCACTGCAAACAAGGAGAACATTAAGCCCTTGGACAGCTCATCTAGTATCACCAGACCAGTCTGTAAAG GACCCCCATCTATGGCTCCAGATCACAGAAAGCAAATAGATAATTTGAAGAAATTCAGTGTAGATTTTAGG TTGCAGTCTAGTTCAAACACAGACCCTGCCTTTGACCAGATGATGACCAAGCCTCCCAGAGATCAAGCAGACAAGCCCAAAGACCTTCCCTTGGACAAAACCTGTTCAGTGGGGCGGGAGGGCATTGAGGAGGGTGTAGTGATTGCTGCTGGCACCCCCGGTGGTGCCTCTGCCCCGTCAACAGCCACAAACACCAGTAAGCCTGGCAGCCCCGCTGCCCTATCCCCGTCTCCTTCAGCCCCAGACCAGAAAAGGACAGGCCTGGATGTGACGTCACAGGGAGTCCAGACGACAGCCACGTCCACATTCAGTGGCCtcaagcaggaggagaaggaggagaaaaaggaggcAGTACAAGA TCAAGTGAGAAAATCAACCCTGAACCCAAATGCCAACGAGTTCAAACCCAGGTTCACTACACAG CCAAAACCTTCCAACACCCCAACACCCCCTCGGCCTCAGGGCCAACCCAGCCCCTCCATTGTGGTCCCACAGCCCCCAACTGTCTACAGCCAGACAGTCTGCTTCCCTCAGATGTATCCGCTCACCCCAGTCAGCCCAGGAGTGCAG TCTCCAGCTATGTACCAGGTTCAGATGCCACATATGGCGGTCAGCCAGTCTAAACCCTACAGACCAG TACCCAGCATGCCCCAGCAGAGGTCAGACCAGCATCACCCACCTGGCACGCCCACCATGATGCACTCAGCGACGGCAGCAGGGCCACCCATTGTAGCACCAAGCCCGGCCTACTCTGCCCAGTATTTCGCCTGCAGCCCACAGCAATTTAGTCAGCCACTGGTCCAGCAGATGCCACACTACCAGTCACAG GCACAGCATGTGTTCAGCCCAGTAATGCAGGGCAGTGCCAGGATGATGGCGCCTCCCACGCATGGCCAGcccagcctcgtctcctcctcgaCTACACAGTAcccagagcagacacacaccatgtATG TGTCTCCAGGGCCAATGCCTCAGCAGTACCCCCACCACAGTGCCACCTTGCACCCTCACCCACAGCACCCCCAACCATCGGCCACACCCACAGGCCAAGCCCAGCAGGGTGGTCCCCCACAACACGGAGGTCCTAGCCACCCAGCTGCCAGCCCTGTGCAACACCCACAGCACCCGCAGGCAGCGGCAG cggcagcagcagcggcccaAGCTCTCCATCTAGCCAATCAGCCCCCTCAGCAGCAGATGTACTCGGCCTTGGCCCCCACGCCTCCTTCTATGACCCCAGGTCCCAACCCTCAGTCTCCCCAGGCATCATTCCCTTCTGCTCAGCAGACTGTCTATATACACCCTCAGCAGGTGCAGCATGGCTACAACCCCAGCCACATGGCACATGTGCAGCAG GCTCACATGCAGTCTGGTATAGTGCCGTCTCACCATCCTGCACCCACCCATCCACCAATGATGCTGATGGCTACCCAGGGGCCTCCAGGAGGTCCTCAGCCACCTATGCCCCAGGCTTCCCTCAACCCCATCCCAGTTTCCTCTACTACACATTTCTCCTACCTGGCACATCCACAAG TGCAacctcatcatcagcagcagctgtag
- the atxn2 gene encoding ataxin-2 isoform X4 — protein MSMKAGGNRSKPGGGNTAGAASSGAGGSGGGRQNLGRGRHSGKGPAAVIFSGVYANMRMVHVLTSVVGAKCELKVKNGAIYEGVFKTYGPECDLVLDAAHRKSPEPSIGPRKEDIVESIIFKASDVVVVTFKDVDLNFARKVSSDTDNFTDAAVSGKINGEHKEKDLEPWDGGETHNSDSLESLDTDVSNGWDPNDMFKYNEEKYGVLSTYDSSLSTYTVPLERDNSEEFLKREARAAQLAEEIEASATYKARVALENDDRSEEEKYTAVVRGERESHTLSRENKYIPPGQRNREAMSWGPARQNSPRLAQNSAGPPIPRPGPHDYSPSSGADQRVVNGGTYHWPSPCPSPSSRPPSRYQSGPSSLPPRATTPTRPPSRPPSRPSRPPSHSSHPSYPTSSSSFSHHGPASPASTLPKRMSSEGPPRMSPKSQRTPRTHRVPPCRTTGVPPGVDLISHNTPGELPVSAPTRSSSSGGTWSSVVSGAHRPRSPRQNSISGSSSGSSSLSSPQTGAAPIETVATPTSASSPTAASPAPNIVTSPSGEAKECRVQETRQTSPTANKENIKPLDSSSSITRPVCKGPPSMAPDHRKQIDNLKKFSVDFRLQSSSNTDPAFDQMMTKPPRDQADKPKDLPLDKTCSVGREGIEEGVVIAAGTPGGASAPSTATNTSKPGSPAALSPSPSAPDQKRTGLDVTSQGVQTTATSTFSGLKQEEKEEKKEAVQDQVRKSTLNPNANEFKPRFTTQPKPSNTPTPPRPQGQPSPSIVVPQPPTVYSQTVCFPQMYPLTPVSPGVQSPAMYQVQMPHMAVSQSKPYRPGKVPSMPQQRSDQHHPPGTPTMMHSATAAGPPIVAPSPAYSAQYFACSPQQFSQPLVQQMPHYQSQAQHVFSPVMQGSARMMAPPTHGQPSLVSSSTTQYPEQTHTMYVSPGPMPQQYPHHSATLHPHPQHPQPSATPTGQAQQGGPPQHGGPSHPAASPVQHPQHPQAAAAAAAAAQALHLANQPPQQQMYSALAPTPPSMTPGPNPQSPQASFPSAQQTVYIHPQQVQHGYNPSHMAHVQQAHMQSGIVPSHHPAPTHPPMMLMATQGPPGGPQPPMPQASLNPIPVSSTTHFSYLAHPQVQPHHQQQL, from the exons ATGTCAATGAAGGCCGGTGGAAATCGCAGCAAGCCCGGCGGTGGCAACACCGCTGGTGCCGCCTCCTCTGGTGCCGGAGGAAGCGGCGGGGGAAGACAGAATCTGGGCAG GGGACGGCACAGTGGTAAAGGTCCTGCAGCA GTTATTTTTAGCGGTGTATATGCAAACATGAGGATGGTCCATGTCTTGACGTCAGTTGTG GGGGCCAAATGTGAGCTTAAAGTGAAAAATGGAGCCATCTATGAAGGAGTATTTAAGACATATGGTCCTGAG TGTGACCTAGTGCTGGATGCTGCCCACAGAAAGAGTCCAGAGCCAAGCATAGGTCCCAGGAAAGAGGATATTGTGGAGAGCATCATTTTCAAGGCCTCAGATGTCGTAGTGGTGACCTTCAAAGATGTAGACCTTAACTTCGCCAGAAAAG TCTCCTCTGACACAG ACAACTTCACAGATGCAGCAGTCAGTGGCAAAATCAACGGTGAGCATAAGGAGAAAGATCTGGAGCCCTGGGATGGAGGAGAGACCCATAACTCCGACAGCCTTGAGTCTCTGGATACTGATGTG TCAAATGGATGGGACCCTAACGATATGTTCAAGTACAATGAAGAAAAATATGGAGTCCTTTCCACTTATGACAGCAGCCTGTCTACTTATAC GGTCCCATTGGAGCGGGACAACTCAGAAGAATTCCTTAAGAGGGAAGCACGTGCCGCGCAGCTGGCAGAGGAGATTGAGGCCAGCGCCACATACAAGGCTCGCGTGGCGCTGGAGAATGATGACCGCTCTGAAGAGGAGAAATATACTGCTGTAGTGCGAGGGGAGAGGGAGTCTCACACACTTAGTAG AGAGAACAAGTACATTCCTCCAGGTCAGAGGAACAGGGAGGCGATGTCTTGGGGTCCGGCACGTCAGAACTCACCACGTCTGGCTCAGAACTCGGCTGGACCCCCGATTCCGCGACCAGGACCTCATGACTACAGTCCCAGCTCCGGGGCAGACCAGAGGGTAGTTAATGGAG GTACATACCATTGGCCCTCACCCTGTCCATCTCCTTCCTCTCGTCCCCCCTCTCGTTACCAGTCTGgcccctcctctctgcctcctcgggCGACCACGCCCACCCGGCCACCATCCAGACCCCCTTCTCGACCCTCCAGGCCTCCCTCTCATTCATCCCACCCCTCCTATCctacctcctcatcctccttttcCCACCATGGGCCCGCGTCGCCAGCATCCACTCTGCCCAAACGCATGTCTTCAGAAG GTCCACCTAGGATGTCCCCAAAATCCCAGAGGACACCTCGTACTCATAGAGTGCCACCCTGCCGGACCACTGGCGTCCCTCCGGGAGTGGACTTAATTTCCCACAATACCCCTGGAGAGCTCCCAGTGTCTGCACCAACcaggagcagctcctctggagGGACATGGTCCTCAGTAGTTAGCGGAG CCCACAGACCCCGTTCTCCCCGGCAGAATAGTATAAGTGGATCTTCCTCTgggtcctcctccctctcatcacCCCAGACAGGAGCAGCGCCTATTGAAACAGTTGCTACACCAACGTCAGCTTCCTCTCCTACTGCTGCTAGCCCTGCCCCAAACATAGTCACCTCCCCGTCAGGAGAGG CAAAAGAATGTCGGGTTCAAGAGACAAGGCAAACATCCCCCACTGCAAACAAGGAGAACATTAAGCCCTTGGACAGCTCATCTAGTATCACCAGACCAGTCTGTAAAG GACCCCCATCTATGGCTCCAGATCACAGAAAGCAAATAGATAATTTGAAGAAATTCAGTGTAGATTTTAGG TTGCAGTCTAGTTCAAACACAGACCCTGCCTTTGACCAGATGATGACCAAGCCTCCCAGAGATCAAGCAGACAAGCCCAAAGACCTTCCCTTGGACAAAACCTGTTCAGTGGGGCGGGAGGGCATTGAGGAGGGTGTAGTGATTGCTGCTGGCACCCCCGGTGGTGCCTCTGCCCCGTCAACAGCCACAAACACCAGTAAGCCTGGCAGCCCCGCTGCCCTATCCCCGTCTCCTTCAGCCCCAGACCAGAAAAGGACAGGCCTGGATGTGACGTCACAGGGAGTCCAGACGACAGCCACGTCCACATTCAGTGGCCtcaagcaggaggagaaggaggagaaaaaggaggcAGTACAAGA TCAAGTGAGAAAATCAACCCTGAACCCAAATGCCAACGAGTTCAAACCCAGGTTCACTACACAG CCAAAACCTTCCAACACCCCAACACCCCCTCGGCCTCAGGGCCAACCCAGCCCCTCCATTGTGGTCCCACAGCCCCCAACTGTCTACAGCCAGACAGTCTGCTTCCCTCAGATGTATCCGCTCACCCCAGTCAGCCCAGGAGTGCAG TCTCCAGCTATGTACCAGGTTCAGATGCCACATATGGCGGTCAGCCAGTCTAAACCCTACAGACCAGGTAAAG TACCCAGCATGCCCCAGCAGAGGTCAGACCAGCATCACCCACCTGGCACGCCCACCATGATGCACTCAGCGACGGCAGCAGGGCCACCCATTGTAGCACCAAGCCCGGCCTACTCTGCCCAGTATTTCGCCTGCAGCCCACAGCAATTTAGTCAGCCACTGGTCCAGCAGATGCCACACTACCAGTCACAG GCACAGCATGTGTTCAGCCCAGTAATGCAGGGCAGTGCCAGGATGATGGCGCCTCCCACGCATGGCCAGcccagcctcgtctcctcctcgaCTACACAGTAcccagagcagacacacaccatgtATG TGTCTCCAGGGCCAATGCCTCAGCAGTACCCCCACCACAGTGCCACCTTGCACCCTCACCCACAGCACCCCCAACCATCGGCCACACCCACAGGCCAAGCCCAGCAGGGTGGTCCCCCACAACACGGAGGTCCTAGCCACCCAGCTGCCAGCCCTGTGCAACACCCACAGCACCCGCAGGCAGCGGCAG cggcagcagcagcggcccaAGCTCTCCATCTAGCCAATCAGCCCCCTCAGCAGCAGATGTACTCGGCCTTGGCCCCCACGCCTCCTTCTATGACCCCAGGTCCCAACCCTCAGTCTCCCCAGGCATCATTCCCTTCTGCTCAGCAGACTGTCTATATACACCCTCAGCAGGTGCAGCATGGCTACAACCCCAGCCACATGGCACATGTGCAGCAG GCTCACATGCAGTCTGGTATAGTGCCGTCTCACCATCCTGCACCCACCCATCCACCAATGATGCTGATGGCTACCCAGGGGCCTCCAGGAGGTCCTCAGCCACCTATGCCCCAGGCTTCCCTCAACCCCATCCCAGTTTCCTCTACTACACATTTCTCCTACCTGGCACATCCACAAG TGCAacctcatcatcagcagcagctgtag